In one window of Aquipuribacter hungaricus DNA:
- a CDS encoding recombinase family protein, which produces MTRVGIYCRISADRTGAGLGVSRQRQDCEQLVEQRGWPVVAVYEDNDISAYSGRTRPGYQALLNDIQTGQLDAVVAWHTDRLHRSPSELEAYIEACDRQNVATLTVRAGDLDLSTAAGRMVARMLGAAARHESEQKSERVRRARLQEAQAGKVQGQLGYGYRRNLDGSFAVDDVQAAVVREISDRILRGDSLAGIAQSLNERQVPTPSGRTGTWRGPNLRSMITAARYCGWREHTPTPGRGERSRGRGTGELVAPGTWPAILDRETTERLRALLGDPARRTGGRPGRSTYLLSAALARCGRCRAPLTGHVDSARGTRRYVCSKQPGLARCGRLTINADALDGLVVAAVIEALAGDVAFEPDPVPPVDEGAAGVRAQLEELAALYAAGSIRAAEWLTARNALAQRLESIEARYATTARNRLLRDVPRTVDEFTGHWAALTLQQQRSLLTGLLQSVVVHPSTHGGNRVDAARVEIVWLS; this is translated from the coding sequence GTGACGAGGGTTGGCATCTACTGCCGCATCTCCGCCGACCGCACAGGTGCAGGGCTGGGGGTCTCCCGACAGCGACAGGACTGCGAGCAGCTCGTCGAGCAGCGCGGCTGGCCGGTCGTCGCCGTGTACGAGGACAACGACATCTCGGCCTACAGCGGCAGGACAAGACCGGGGTACCAAGCCCTCTTGAACGACATTCAGACCGGTCAACTCGACGCGGTCGTCGCCTGGCACACCGACCGACTGCACCGCTCGCCCTCCGAGCTCGAGGCCTACATCGAGGCGTGTGATCGGCAGAATGTCGCGACGCTCACTGTGCGAGCCGGCGACCTCGACCTGTCTACGGCGGCAGGGCGAATGGTCGCCCGAATGCTCGGTGCGGCAGCGCGCCACGAGAGCGAGCAGAAGTCTGAACGCGTCCGGAGGGCCCGGCTGCAGGAGGCACAGGCCGGCAAGGTTCAGGGCCAGCTTGGCTACGGGTACCGGCGCAACCTGGACGGCAGCTTCGCCGTCGATGACGTGCAAGCCGCTGTGGTGCGCGAGATCAGCGATCGCATCCTGCGCGGCGACAGCCTGGCTGGCATTGCTCAATCCCTCAATGAGCGCCAGGTCCCCACCCCCAGCGGTCGCACGGGCACATGGCGGGGACCCAACCTTCGGTCCATGATCACCGCAGCTCGCTACTGCGGCTGGCGGGAGCACACGCCGACGCCGGGTCGTGGCGAGCGCAGCCGCGGTCGAGGGACCGGCGAACTCGTCGCGCCGGGGACCTGGCCCGCCATCTTGGACCGCGAGACGACCGAGAGACTGAGGGCTTTGCTCGGAGACCCGGCACGCAGGACGGGAGGGCGTCCTGGGCGCTCCACCTACCTGCTGTCTGCCGCGCTGGCGCGATGTGGTCGATGCCGGGCGCCCCTCACCGGCCACGTTGACTCCGCTCGCGGCACGCGCCGGTACGTCTGTTCGAAGCAGCCGGGCCTGGCCCGATGCGGTCGTCTGACGATCAATGCAGACGCACTCGACGGACTCGTCGTCGCAGCTGTCATTGAGGCGCTGGCAGGTGACGTGGCCTTCGAGCCTGATCCGGTCCCGCCCGTGGACGAGGGGGCCGCCGGAGTGAGAGCGCAGCTCGAGGAGTTGGCCGCCCTCTATGCGGCTGGCTCCATCCGCGCCGCCGAGTGGCTCACCGCGAGGAACGCCCTCGCCCAACGCCTCGAGAGTATCGAGGCGCGCTACGCGACGACGGCCCGCAACAGGCTTCTACGAGATGTCCCAAGGACCGTGGACGAGTTCACCGGGCATTGGGCTGCCCTCACGCTGCAGCAGCAGCGGTCGCTCTTGACCGGGTTGCTGCAATCCGTGGTTGTGCACCCGTCGACGCACGGCGGCAACCGGGTCGACGCGGCCCGCGTCGAGATCGTCTGGCTGAGCTAG
- a CDS encoding FtsK/SpoIIIE domain-containing protein, whose amino-acid sequence MRLRWTVVGAGAEAPAVLDVLVTCPRGTRLPAVLDLLPPPLSLGGPGAAPDVSVSGVVVDGTSEVGHAPLLDGAVLRLGSPPPGRPVAQHLLELAVVAGPDAGTVVPLARGRLRLGRSATCEVRLTDPRLSREHCVLTVTPAGVQVQDNGSTNGTGGAGVSSHVALEQEWRAGAGRFVLRPSTRPCGARPLPDGPGDGTVPVRPPPRTRSVERAPELRLPAAARQGRTSTFPLLAVVLPALAATGLAWWTGSAVYLVLAALGPLLVAGSWWTSRRDARREGRLGRKEHARAVAEVHAAARAAADALARAQRQAVPDATVLLEQCVDVGGRLWERHHRDADALRVRLGHCVPGDDPGHASLAHRVRVTDPAGGSVTVRTEDDLVVLDLREGPVGVVEPDDDPSCARSVVGQLVALLPPTSLTVVPVVSGAARDRWRWLGLLPHDQDEDTTSAGAGLPDPAAALDRALRTVTARAAVTRPSSAGDATDGTGQPAAVLVLVDDPDGTVDDARLQRLSAAGTVGVHVLVVARSTDSLPRTCALVVHPASPDGVEGVLLRPADGARETAVLDRAGPVWALRLARALAPLRPAGPGPDGALPGTVSLADLVDLAPAATARRWAEPPDGLPVPLGVGPAGPVVVDLTTAGPHALVAGTTGAGKSELLRSWVLAMAATQPPDRLAVLLVDYKGGATFDDLSGLPHCVGLLTDLDGGTTSRVLHSLRAEVRRRERLLSGAGARDVTGYRRAVGVAGPALPRLLVVVDEFRVLADDAPDVLDQFVRLAATGRSLGIHLVLATQRPGGVVSTDIRANAGLRIALRVQDVAESRDVVDRPDAAWLPPTAPGRAVVVGAGIEATVQTAWTGAGAQPPRTSVLPVDGWSTAAPVLTRPPARPPVTAPSPDGPGGAKAVVDAVAEAARLTGARPAVGPWLPPLPARLEAEDPVVVDAPLREDRDGPGTAVGAQDDGGDGLVLAVADLPWSQARALVRWRPVLDGPLLVLGSSRSGRSTTLLTTARAAAGAGIPVMCLRGGDGLDDHTVDVLVALASSPPGGAAIGGGEGHGADDQVAACRVLLLVDDVDELLDPGADPEAADLLLRLVRSGHRDGVGLVLAGGRALAASRLAAGARARLVHRTVDRGDAMLAGVPSEAPVLPHHTGRCHVVGLDTLASDAGLDAGTPVPAVEAQVLDPGSPSQPSGPAPGWLPRALPASLALSTLPTARGLVVALGATPSGGPWWLDLGRGGLVVVAGPARSGRTTALGSVAVQAAAARLRVAHPGDASSAAAMGVGTLQEPTPPDRAATADRPAAPADLLLLDDVDRSPADDLAALEQWLTTGGGPLQPLLTVGATVVVAGSTAWLADGFRGLPALARQVGRGLVLSPGRTDLRDVLGVRGGPVQREHRPGRGLAVDRGEVTRVQIAYPQ is encoded by the coding sequence GTGAGGCTGCGGTGGACGGTCGTCGGGGCGGGCGCGGAGGCGCCCGCTGTCCTCGACGTCCTGGTCACGTGCCCGCGGGGCACCCGTCTGCCTGCGGTGCTCGACCTGCTCCCGCCCCCGCTGTCGCTCGGCGGGCCGGGCGCCGCACCTGACGTCTCCGTCTCGGGCGTCGTCGTCGACGGCACGTCCGAGGTGGGGCACGCCCCGCTGCTCGACGGGGCCGTCCTCCGCCTCGGCAGCCCGCCGCCGGGCCGACCCGTCGCCCAGCACCTGCTCGAGCTGGCCGTGGTGGCCGGGCCGGACGCGGGCACGGTCGTCCCCCTCGCCCGTGGTCGGCTGCGGCTGGGGCGGTCCGCGACGTGCGAGGTCAGGCTCACCGACCCGCGCCTGTCGCGCGAGCACTGCGTCCTCACGGTCACCCCGGCAGGCGTGCAGGTGCAGGACAACGGCTCGACCAACGGCACGGGCGGTGCCGGAGTCTCCTCGCACGTCGCGCTGGAGCAGGAGTGGCGTGCCGGGGCCGGCCGGTTCGTGCTGCGGCCGAGCACACGCCCTTGCGGAGCACGTCCTCTGCCGGACGGGCCGGGCGACGGCACGGTCCCCGTCAGGCCGCCCCCGCGCACCCGGTCGGTCGAGCGGGCGCCCGAGCTGCGTCTGCCTGCCGCCGCCCGGCAGGGACGGACGTCGACGTTCCCGCTGCTGGCCGTGGTCCTCCCGGCTCTCGCGGCCACCGGCCTGGCCTGGTGGACCGGCTCGGCCGTGTACCTGGTCCTCGCCGCGCTGGGTCCGCTGCTGGTGGCCGGGTCGTGGTGGACGTCGCGTCGGGACGCCCGCCGCGAGGGCCGCCTGGGACGGAAGGAGCACGCCCGTGCCGTCGCCGAGGTGCACGCTGCGGCCCGCGCCGCCGCCGACGCCCTCGCGCGGGCGCAGCGGCAGGCCGTGCCCGACGCGACCGTCCTGCTCGAGCAGTGCGTGGACGTCGGCGGTCGCCTCTGGGAGCGCCACCACCGCGACGCCGACGCCCTGCGCGTGCGGCTGGGCCACTGCGTGCCGGGCGACGACCCCGGGCACGCCTCGCTCGCCCACCGGGTGCGGGTGACAGACCCGGCGGGCGGTTCCGTCACGGTCCGCACCGAGGACGACCTCGTCGTCCTCGACCTGCGGGAGGGCCCCGTCGGCGTCGTCGAGCCCGACGACGACCCGTCGTGCGCGCGCTCGGTCGTCGGGCAGCTCGTGGCGCTGCTCCCGCCCACGTCCCTCACCGTGGTCCCGGTCGTGAGCGGCGCGGCGCGCGACCGGTGGCGCTGGCTGGGCCTGCTCCCCCACGACCAGGACGAGGACACGACCTCAGCCGGCGCCGGGCTGCCGGACCCGGCCGCCGCGCTCGACCGTGCGCTCCGGACCGTCACCGCGCGGGCGGCGGTCACCCGACCGTCGTCCGCGGGCGACGCCACGGACGGGACCGGGCAGCCGGCCGCCGTGCTGGTCCTGGTCGACGACCCGGACGGCACGGTGGACGACGCCAGGCTCCAGCGGCTGTCGGCGGCGGGCACCGTCGGCGTCCACGTGCTCGTGGTCGCCCGCAGCACGGACTCGCTCCCACGGACGTGCGCGCTCGTCGTGCACCCCGCCAGTCCCGACGGCGTGGAGGGCGTCCTGCTGCGGCCCGCGGACGGCGCCCGGGAGACGGCGGTCCTGGACCGGGCAGGGCCGGTGTGGGCGCTCCGGCTGGCCCGGGCGCTGGCCCCGCTGCGCCCGGCCGGTCCCGGCCCGGACGGCGCGCTGCCCGGCACCGTCTCCCTCGCCGACCTGGTGGACCTCGCCCCGGCCGCGACCGCCCGTCGGTGGGCAGAGCCGCCCGACGGGCTGCCGGTACCTCTCGGTGTCGGCCCGGCGGGGCCGGTGGTCGTCGACCTCACCACGGCGGGTCCGCACGCCCTGGTGGCCGGCACGACCGGGGCGGGCAAGTCGGAGCTGCTGCGGTCGTGGGTCCTGGCCATGGCGGCGACGCAGCCGCCGGACCGGCTCGCCGTCCTGCTCGTGGACTACAAGGGTGGTGCCACCTTCGACGACCTCTCCGGGCTGCCGCACTGCGTCGGGCTCCTCACCGACCTGGACGGGGGCACGACGAGCCGGGTCCTGCACTCGCTGCGTGCCGAGGTGCGGCGCCGCGAGCGCCTCCTCTCTGGCGCAGGCGCGCGGGATGTCACCGGGTACCGCCGAGCAGTCGGGGTCGCGGGCCCGGCGCTGCCGCGGCTGCTCGTCGTGGTCGACGAGTTCCGCGTCCTGGCCGACGACGCACCCGACGTCCTCGACCAGTTCGTGCGGCTGGCAGCGACCGGCCGCTCCCTCGGCATCCACCTCGTGCTGGCCACCCAGCGGCCGGGCGGGGTGGTGTCCACGGACATCCGCGCGAACGCCGGGCTCCGCATCGCCCTGCGGGTGCAGGACGTCGCCGAGTCGCGTGACGTGGTGGACCGGCCCGACGCCGCGTGGCTCCCTCCGACGGCACCCGGCCGGGCCGTGGTCGTCGGCGCGGGCATCGAGGCGACGGTGCAGACCGCCTGGACGGGGGCCGGTGCCCAGCCACCCCGCACCAGCGTGCTGCCGGTCGACGGATGGAGCACGGCCGCGCCGGTCCTCACCCGACCGCCGGCCCGGCCGCCCGTCACAGCACCGTCGCCGGACGGGCCCGGAGGGGCCAAGGCCGTCGTCGACGCCGTGGCGGAGGCGGCGCGGCTCACCGGCGCCCGCCCGGCGGTGGGCCCGTGGCTGCCCCCGCTGCCTGCCCGCCTCGAGGCCGAGGACCCCGTCGTCGTGGACGCGCCCCTCCGGGAGGACCGCGACGGACCCGGCACAGCCGTCGGCGCGCAGGACGACGGCGGGGACGGCCTCGTCCTGGCCGTGGCAGACCTGCCGTGGTCGCAGGCCCGGGCGCTGGTGCGGTGGCGACCGGTCCTCGACGGGCCGCTGCTCGTGCTCGGGAGCAGCCGGAGCGGGCGGTCGACGACCCTGCTGACGACCGCCCGGGCGGCAGCCGGTGCCGGCATCCCGGTGATGTGCCTGCGCGGGGGCGACGGGCTGGACGACCACACCGTCGACGTCCTCGTCGCCCTGGCGTCCTCACCTCCGGGTGGGGCTGCCATCGGCGGCGGGGAGGGACATGGCGCAGATGACCAGGTGGCCGCGTGCCGGGTGCTCCTGCTCGTCGACGACGTGGACGAGCTGCTCGACCCCGGCGCGGACCCCGAGGCCGCCGACCTCCTGCTGCGCCTCGTCCGCTCGGGCCACCGGGACGGTGTCGGCCTCGTCCTCGCCGGCGGCCGGGCCCTGGCGGCGTCGCGCCTGGCGGCGGGTGCCCGCGCACGGCTGGTGCACCGGACCGTCGACCGTGGCGACGCGATGCTCGCCGGGGTCCCGTCGGAGGCACCCGTCCTGCCGCACCACACCGGCCGCTGCCACGTCGTCGGCCTCGACACCCTGGCCAGCGACGCCGGGCTGGACGCCGGGACGCCTGTGCCCGCCGTCGAGGCGCAGGTCCTCGACCCTGGCTCGCCCTCCCAGCCCTCCGGTCCGGCGCCCGGCTGGCTCCCGCGGGCTCTGCCTGCCTCGCTGGCCCTGTCGACGCTGCCGACCGCGCGGGGCCTGGTGGTCGCGCTGGGCGCGACCCCCTCGGGTGGGCCCTGGTGGCTGGACCTCGGTCGCGGCGGGCTCGTCGTCGTCGCGGGCCCGGCAAGGAGCGGGCGCACCACCGCACTGGGGTCGGTCGCAGTGCAGGCGGCTGCCGCAAGGCTGCGGGTCGCCCACCCAGGTGACGCCTCATCGGCTGCGGCCATGGGCGTCGGGACGCTGCAGGAACCCACCCCGCCCGACAGGGCGGCCACAGCCGACAGACCCGCCGCGCCCGCCGACCTCCTGCTGCTCGACGACGTCGACCGCAGTCCGGCCGACGACCTGGCGGCGCTCGAGCAGTGGCTCACGACAGGCGGAGGACCGCTGCAGCCCCTGCTCACGGTCGGGGCGACCGTGGTCGTGGCCGGGTCGACGGCGTGGTTGGCCGACGGCTTCCGCGGGCTGCCCGCCCTGGCGCGGCAGGTCGGGCGGGGCCTCGTCCTCTCCCCCGGGCGCACCGACCTGCGCGACGTCCTCGGCGTCCGGGGTGGTCCGGTGCAGCGCGAGCACCGTCCGGGGCGGGGGCTCGCGGTCGACCGCGGCGAGGTCACGCGTGTCCAGATCGCCTACCCGCAGTGA
- a CDS encoding ThiF family adenylyltransferase: MDEERAPASRPIHVVIDVDPDLAGQAGLQHLLWLLVALLTRSTRELIANVRLETIDAPLLPGIDPSSPDGGHSLVAALKAAADAFGVEAAPVMNDWDAVERPDLVLQIGGTVAVRSASNVLHVSAAGWAGAVTAQPDGDLPLDLNSRNPFGPYVAACLAAGQAYMYARVRGHELSTAALDAWSLEQDPSNLPRDAVAYRGEPAVHLDHVLAGVGAVGSALLQTLWAYQPAAGTVRAADADPQGVDDTNLNRCLPFHRSDLGQPKAHVAARRLSGHHGLVVEPLHDVAETLVGPRTNLVSAVDTPEARAALQDKYPASAVQASTAGLRLEMLRVDPNHGTACLRCFNPPHERTPDSEIWAQVAEMDDDAIAAHAAAVGTDPHQVRHWGRTGGCGQVGDALLARLRPSDGGAAQFSVGFMSVLAGTLLAAQVIKDAVRRDGEPRDAAYAVPLNGPTARFVTNCLDSAHAPAGARRYARDKTCPACEGVRRDVWAQRYTG; encoded by the coding sequence GTGGACGAGGAGCGTGCTCCGGCGTCTCGGCCCATCCACGTAGTCATCGATGTAGACCCGGATCTCGCTGGCCAGGCGGGCCTCCAGCACCTGCTGTGGCTGCTCGTCGCCCTCCTGACCAGGAGCACGCGAGAGCTCATAGCGAACGTCCGCCTCGAGACCATCGATGCGCCTCTACTACCAGGCATCGACCCCAGCTCCCCCGACGGCGGGCATTCCCTGGTCGCCGCCCTGAAGGCAGCGGCCGACGCTTTCGGGGTCGAGGCCGCGCCTGTTATGAACGACTGGGACGCGGTCGAGCGTCCTGACCTCGTCCTCCAGATCGGCGGCACGGTCGCTGTGCGGAGCGCAAGCAATGTCCTTCACGTCTCGGCGGCCGGATGGGCGGGAGCCGTCACCGCACAACCCGACGGCGACCTCCCGCTCGACCTGAACAGCAGGAACCCCTTCGGCCCGTACGTCGCCGCCTGTCTGGCCGCCGGCCAGGCGTACATGTACGCCCGGGTCCGCGGCCACGAGCTGTCGACCGCCGCCCTCGACGCGTGGTCGCTGGAGCAGGACCCGTCGAACCTGCCGAGGGACGCCGTTGCCTACCGAGGTGAGCCAGCAGTGCACCTCGACCACGTGCTCGCCGGAGTCGGGGCAGTGGGTTCCGCACTCCTGCAGACACTGTGGGCCTACCAGCCCGCGGCCGGGACGGTCCGAGCAGCCGACGCCGACCCTCAAGGCGTGGACGACACTAACCTAAACCGCTGTCTGCCCTTCCATCGCAGCGATCTGGGACAGCCAAAAGCCCACGTCGCCGCCCGCCGGCTCAGCGGACACCACGGCCTGGTGGTCGAACCACTCCACGACGTCGCCGAGACGCTCGTCGGCCCGCGCACGAACCTGGTGAGCGCAGTCGACACACCGGAAGCGCGCGCGGCGCTCCAGGACAAGTACCCGGCGTCTGCGGTCCAGGCCTCCACCGCCGGACTCCGACTGGAGATGCTGCGTGTCGACCCCAACCACGGGACCGCATGCCTGCGCTGCTTCAACCCTCCCCACGAACGGACGCCTGACAGCGAAATATGGGCACAGGTCGCCGAGATGGACGACGACGCCATCGCGGCCCACGCCGCAGCGGTCGGCACCGATCCTCATCAGGTCCGGCACTGGGGCCGTACGGGAGGCTGCGGCCAGGTCGGTGACGCCCTCCTGGCACGGCTTCGACCCTCAGACGGCGGTGCCGCTCAGTTCTCCGTGGGGTTCATGTCGGTCCTGGCCGGCACCCTGCTCGCCGCCCAGGTCATCAAGGACGCCGTCCGCCGCGACGGCGAGCCGCGGGACGCGGCGTACGCGGTCCCACTGAACGGACCGACAGCAAGGTTCGTGACCAACTGCTTGGACTCGGCCCATGCCCCCGCAGGCGCCCGCCGCTACGCCAGAGACAAGACCTGCCCAGCCTGTGAAGGAGTTCGGCGAGACGTCTGGGCCCAGCGCTACACCGGCTAA
- a CDS encoding transcriptional regulator, protein MSTAGHDPLPIAPVPVGEILERELQARGWTQADFAVVLDRPTQFVSEIINGKKEITRDSAAQLGAALGHTAEYWLNHQDQHLLVEQSRNPQTQVRLDEVRRRARLNDKGPIQLLKRRGFLTGSSLEELEAEVMDLFELDSLEDEPDIAAAARRANPREDLSGLQRVWVACVRKRARQALPQAQYSESALLALAESLAKKLKSAEDFRDLEEQFSEVGVRLVYVEAFPGAKIDGCAMFVGGVPVIGLSGRGKRLDKVLFTLLHEVAHLLLRHVDADRLIVESLDGENGSQSDQEQEANSKAGHLCFSNGFPAAPPRISASWVNEVAVALGVAHIVVVGQLQHRGRLDWRTSLVKDAPSVNSALQAWK, encoded by the coding sequence ATGAGCACAGCCGGACACGACCCGCTGCCGATCGCGCCCGTGCCGGTGGGGGAGATCTTGGAGCGGGAGCTCCAAGCGAGAGGGTGGACGCAAGCCGACTTTGCGGTGGTGCTGGACCGCCCCACCCAATTCGTCTCAGAGATCATCAATGGCAAGAAAGAGATCACCCGGGACTCAGCCGCCCAGCTTGGTGCCGCCCTTGGGCACACCGCCGAATATTGGCTCAACCACCAAGATCAACACCTGCTTGTTGAGCAGTCACGGAACCCACAGACGCAGGTGAGGCTAGACGAGGTGCGACGCCGCGCCCGCTTGAACGACAAAGGCCCGATACAACTGCTCAAACGACGCGGATTCCTGACCGGTAGTTCCCTCGAAGAGCTGGAGGCCGAGGTCATGGATCTCTTCGAGCTCGACTCCCTAGAGGATGAACCAGACATCGCTGCGGCTGCCAGACGGGCCAACCCGCGTGAGGATCTAAGCGGGCTTCAACGCGTTTGGGTGGCATGCGTTCGCAAGAGGGCGCGCCAGGCGCTGCCGCAGGCCCAATATTCGGAATCGGCCCTGCTGGCACTTGCTGAGTCGCTGGCCAAAAAGCTTAAGTCCGCGGAAGACTTCAGGGACCTTGAGGAACAATTCAGCGAGGTTGGAGTCCGATTGGTGTATGTCGAGGCATTTCCAGGAGCCAAGATCGACGGCTGTGCAATGTTTGTCGGAGGCGTTCCAGTCATTGGCCTGTCAGGTCGGGGAAAAAGGCTGGACAAGGTGCTCTTCACCTTGCTTCACGAAGTCGCCCACCTCTTACTGCGGCACGTCGACGCGGATCGGCTCATCGTCGAATCCCTTGACGGCGAGAACGGCTCGCAGAGCGACCAGGAGCAGGAAGCGAACAGCAAGGCAGGGCACCTTTGCTTCTCGAACGGCTTTCCTGCCGCCCCGCCCCGAATAAGCGCATCATGGGTGAACGAGGTGGCTGTTGCGCTGGGCGTGGCGCACATCGTAGTAGTCGGACAGCTCCAGCACCGCGGACGTCTTGACTGGAGGACGTCGCTTGTTAAGGACGCCCCATCCGTGAACAGCGCCTTGCAAGCATGGAAGTGA